A stretch of DNA from Synechococcus sp. PROS-9-1:
GCGTTCGATGATCAGGGCCATCACGGTTTGGCAGCTGCGCCGACGCTTGTCGTTGGGTGCGCTGACGTACAGCCGGTCTTTGGCAATGTCGAGATAAAAGTTCGATAGATCGGCGACGCAGAAGTTCTGCAGCAACTGGAAGAAGCGAAAGAACTCATAGCGTTCAAACGCCTCACTGATCTGGTCGAGCACGGTTGCGGTGCGCTGCAACATCCAGCGATCGAGCAACGGCAAATCGCTGATGGCGATCGCATCACGACTTGGGACGAAGTCGTGCAGATTGCCCAGCAGGTAGCGCGAGGTGTTGCGCACTTTGCGGTAGACGTCTGAAAGCTGCCGCAGGATGCCAGCACCGATCGGCACGTCTGCCGAATAATCCACAGAACTCACCCATAGGCGGAGCACATCGGCGCCGTAGGCGGGCTCTTGCTTTTGGTTTTTACCGCCTTCGATGATCACCATCGGGTCCACAACATTGCCCAGTGATTTGCTCATCTTTCGGCCTTTCTCATCCAAGGCAAAGCCATGGGTGAGCACGGTCCGGTAGGGCGCTGTGCCATTGACGGCTACCGAGGTCAACAAGGAGGACTGGAACCAGCCGCGATGCTGATCTGATCCCTCTAGATAAAGATCTGCGGGGTAGCTGAGACCGTCGCGTTGGCTCGATACAGAGGCCCAGCTGGAGCCGGAATCGAACCACACATCCATGGTGTCGGTGCCCTTACGCCAGAGATGCGCTTCTGCGCTGTGGCTGGAAGGGAGCAGATCAACCTCGTCTTTCTCCCACCAAATGTCGGCTCCGTGTTCGGCGATCAGTGCTTTGACATGGGCAATGGAGTCTGCATTGAGCAGCACGTCGCCGGTTTCACGCTGGTAAAACACTGGAATGGGGACACCCCAGGTTCGCTGCCGCGAGATACACCAATCGCCCCTTTCGGACACCATCGATTCAATCCTGTTCCGGCCAGATGCCGGCAGCCATTGCACGCCATCGATGGCCGTTAGCGCCTCAGTGCGGAAGCCTTCAACAGAGGCAAACCACTGTTCCGTTGCTCTGAAGATCGTGGGTTTTTTCGTGCGCCAGTCGTAGGGATAGCGATGGCTGTAGTTCTCTTGCAGGAGCAGCGAACCGGAGTCCTCGAGCGCCGTGATGATCACGGCATTGGCATCTTTGAGCACGTTCAAGCCTTCGAATCGGCCTGCCTCTGCGGTGAGGGTTCCAGCTTCATCCACTGGGCAGAGCACGGGCAGCCCATGCTTGCGCCCGGTATTGAAGTCATCGACGCCATGGCCTGGCGCCGTGTGCACCAAGCCCGTACCTGATTCAGTGGTGATGTACTCCCCACCAACAACGATCGGGCTGCGGCGCTCGAGCAGGGGGTGGCTGTAGGTGATGCCAGCAAGATCGACCCCTTTCACGGTGGCTTTGGCTTGAAGAGGGCGTTCAAGCTTGGAGGCGATGGAGTCGCAGAGTTCGGCTGCCACGATCAGAAGCCGCCCGTTGCCGTCATCCGCCAGGCAGTAGTCGAGGCGATCGTTGACCGACACAGCCAGGTTGGCGGGCAGGGTCCAGGGGGTGGTGGTCCAGATCGCCACCTGTAGGCACTCACTTAAGGCGTTGCTATCAGCGGGTACGTCCAAGCCCTGCTCCTTGAGCTTGCTGCGTAGGCCTGCAGGG
This window harbors:
- the ileS gene encoding isoleucine--tRNA ligase, with protein sequence MTQQTGQDANQRPSYKDTLNLLETAFGMRANAIHREPELQAFWKEKGIDLDLGRNNPGPMFTLHDGPPYANGALHMGHALNKVLKDIINKHRLMQGRKVRFVPGWDCHGLPIELKVLQAMSQEQRQALTPIKLRKKAAVYAQKQVAGQMAGFKRWGIWGDWDHPYLTLQKDYEAAQIDVFGTMALKGHIYRGLKPVHWSPSSRTALAEAELEYPDGHTSPSVYVGFPVVDLPAGLRSKLKEQGLDVPADSNALSECLQVAIWTTTPWTLPANLAVSVNDRLDYCLADDGNGRLLIVAAELCDSIASKLERPLQAKATVKGVDLAGITYSHPLLERRSPIVVGGEYITTESGTGLVHTAPGHGVDDFNTGRKHGLPVLCPVDEAGTLTAEAGRFEGLNVLKDANAVIITALEDSGSLLLQENYSHRYPYDWRTKKPTIFRATEQWFASVEGFRTEALTAIDGVQWLPASGRNRIESMVSERGDWCISRQRTWGVPIPVFYQRETGDVLLNADSIAHVKALIAEHGADIWWEKDEVDLLPSSHSAEAHLWRKGTDTMDVWFDSGSSWASVSSQRDGLSYPADLYLEGSDQHRGWFQSSLLTSVAVNGTAPYRTVLTHGFALDEKGRKMSKSLGNVVDPMVIIEGGKNQKQEPAYGADVLRLWVSSVDYSADVPIGAGILRQLSDVYRKVRNTSRYLLGNLHDFVPSRDAIAISDLPLLDRWMLQRTATVLDQISEAFERYEFFRFFQLLQNFCVADLSNFYLDIAKDRLYVSAPNDKRRRSCQTVMALIIERLAAAIAPVLCHMAEDIWQNIPYPTGTESVFLSGWPSVPEEWRDESLQAPMQELRELRAAVNKVLEECRSKRKLGASLEAAVRIEARTSTLQDALHWLQSKGEQEVDGLRDWLLVSQLQIGGEPWAELLASDDNELAVIEVALSRGEKCERCWHYESDIGQHSDHPSLCGRCVSVLERR